The following are encoded together in the Maniola jurtina chromosome 27, ilManJurt1.1, whole genome shotgun sequence genome:
- the LOC123879002 gene encoding probable methyltransferase-like protein 25 isoform X2, which produces MALPTGFEEPDEYFEEFFNFLHKYEYLFNFPNTDLLVNNALDKIELDCEDINMFSDNFEIRKTNFEYLTDIFENLDKLTVKYDEFIENENLEFMVDVPLSTKKKHEIAYLAKEIENVCKTIECDTIVDFGSGLGYLDEQLFKTSDFNVLGLECNEANYVGAKKRQRKYHVESIQRVKYIKHTINTESYRNIKEFVDDKFPDCKGVCITGLHACADLTVDAINIFLKMEQAGALVIMPCCYHRIIAENGRNCRFKNFPLSKTLKEVCEKNNGFKFLTVPFLRLATQPPNVEDAKLEDLVFNLLARAVLQAYASKHNCKLKRTKRKAVRLKTLENNFEAYAVDAVKGFKLIRNVNGQTDEAAKDLEEKIDNEELFSIWRQMNQVTFKKAAIFVLLQNSMQPVFENLVLYDRLVYLHENGIENCTFNKIVNAKISPRCLALVACKVQTGKF; this is translated from the exons ATGGCACTGCCAACCGGTTTTGAAGAACCAGACGAATATTTCGAAGAATTCTTCAATTTCTTACAcaaatatgaatatttattcaatttccCTAACACCGATTTGTTGGTTAACAATGCTCTTGATAAAATCGAGCTTGATTGTGAAGATATAAATATGTTTAGTGATAATTTTGAGATTCGTAAAAcaaattttgaatatttaacagatatttttgaaaatttagatAAATTAACAGTAAAATATGACGAGTTTATCGAAAATGAGAATTTAGAGTTCATGGTAGATGTTCCTTTAAGTACAAAAAAGAAACACGAAATTGCATACTTAGCCaaagaaattgaaaatgtttgtaAAACAATTGAATGTGATACTATTGTCGATTTTGGATCTGGATtg GGCTATCTGGACGAACAACTGTTTAAAACTTCGGATTTCAACGTTCTTGGATTGGAATGTAACGAAGCAAATTACGTTGGCGCCAAAAAGCGACAGAGAAAATATCACGTTGAATCTATTCAACGTGtgaaatatataaaacacaCAATAAATACAGAGTCTTATAGAAATATAAAGGAATTTGTGGACGATAAATTCCCAGATTGTAAAGGTGTTTGTATAACTGGCTTGCATGCTTGCGCCGATTTGACAGTCGACGccatcaatatttttttgaaaatggaacAGGCGGGCGCGCTTGTCATAATGCCATGTTGCTATCACAGAATAATCGCAGAAAATGGAAGAAATTGCAGATTCAAAAATTTCCCACTCAGTAAAACTTTAAAGGAAGTTTGCGAAAAAAATAATGGTTTCAAATTTTTAACCGTACCCTTTTTGAGATTAGCTACACAGCCTCCTAATGTGGAAGATGCGAAGTTAGAAGATCTAGTCTTTAATCTATTAGCAAGGGCTGTTTTACAAGCTTATGCAAGTAAAC ataactgtaaattaaaaagaaccAAACGAAAAGCGGTTCGTTTAAAAACATTGGAAAACAATTTCGAAGCTTACGCAGTAGATGCTGTTAAAGGTTTCAAGCTAATACGTAACGTAAACGGACAAACAGATGAAGCTGCAAAGGATCTCGAAGAAAAAATCGATAATGAAGAACTCTTTTCGATTTGGCGCCAAATGAATCAAGTGACGTTCAAAAAGGCGGCCATCTTTGTTTTACTACAAAATTCCATGCAGCCAGTATTTGAAAATTTAGTTTTGTACGACCGTTTGGTTTATTTGCATGAAAATGGGATAGAAAATTGTACGTTTAACAAAATTGTCAATGCAAAAATATCGCCCAGGTGTCTAGCTTTAGTGGCATGTAAAGTTCAAActggaaaattttaa
- the LOC123879011 gene encoding zinc finger protein 883-like has protein sequence MSELENAYCRLCAELKSSTKLVNLLSEDAIRYDIVTKLKRININIEFIEDSLPNTVCYQCTASLDKAFELILEIEKAQEVLEDIILVKNIKKEEFVSSDFDNDLDQCMSYDVDIKLEDTNTRDSKKPNKYHEKKKKKSIGNDLDGIPLSQLKLTWQEYSWQCAYCGTLFPTIDELKTHSIQYHECCNPYRCTDCNIRKLKLDSFIAHVKRHRKYLKLSCYKCHKKFSKITDVKLHHNLHVDSNFYCTGCNQTFNTSGELTDHSNAYNRDLKIRQLPPIAKEKLESLNCPICQKLFKYKGTLTNHLLTHTERKREHTCEKCGKRFLSKQNLAGHMMLHDDIRPYPCEICKFRFRTPAQLRMHVGIHDGIKPFECDQCGRCFRLRKQLVNHSIVHTDALPYVCSYCNKAFRFKSILNQHIRQHTGIKPYSCHYCERNFTNWPNYNKHMKRRHGVDMAKKKRTPKGVYPLDPVTGELVLYEETNKTHEWKSKLLEGSRKPGRPKVHNHDKANVISDQNVQINDIKT, from the coding sequence atgaGTGAATTAGAGAATGCGTACTGTAGGCTGTGCGCTGAACTGAAGTCTTCAACGAAACTCGTAAATTTACTAAGCGAAGATGCGATACGGTACGATATAGTCACAAAattgaaaagaataaacattaATATAGAATTTATTGAAGATTCTTTGCCTAACACAGTCTGTTATCAATGTACAGCTTCCCTCGATAAAGCATTTGAGTTAATATTGGAAATAGAAAAGGCGCAAGAGGTATTAGAAGACATTATTTTGGTCAAAAACATTAAGAAAGAAGAATTTGTATCAtcagattttgataacgatcTAGACCAGTGCATGTCCTACGACGTTGATATAAAACTTGAAGATACTAACACGCGCGATTCcaaaaaaccaaataaatatcacgagaaaaaaaagaagaaaagtatAGGTAACGACTTAGACGGCATACCTTTATCCCAGTTAAAATTAACATGGCAGGAATATAGCTGGCAATGTGCATATTGTGGGACCTTATTTCCAACGATAGACGAGTTAAAAACTCACTCGATACAATATCACGAATGCTGCAACCCTTACAGATGTACTGACTGCAATATCCGTAAATTAAAACTAGACAGTTTTATTGCCCATGTGAAAAGGCATAgaaaatacttaaaattatcATGTTACAAGTGCCATAAGAAGTTTTCTAAGATAACGGATGTAAAATTACATCATAACCTTCACGTAGATTCCAATTTTTACTGTACAGGATgcaatcaaacttttaacacatCAGGCGAGTTGACAGACCACAGTAATGCCTACAATAGAGATTTAAAAATTAGACAGTTACCACCAATAGCTAAGGAAAAACTAGAAAGTTTAAACTGTCCGATATGTCAAAAACTATTCAAATATAAAGGTACATTAACGAATCATTTGTTAACACACACAGAAAGAAAACGGGAACATACTTGTGAGAAATGTGGTAAACGATTCTTGAGTAAGCAGAATCTAGCTGGCCATATGATGTTACATGATGATATTAGGCCTTATCCATGCGAAATATGTAAGTTCAGATTTAGAACACCGGCGCAATTACGTATGCATGTTGGTATTCACGATGGAATCAAGCCATTTGAATGTGACCAGTGTGGCCGTTGCTTCCGTTTGAGAAAGCAACTTGTCAACCATAGTATCGTGCACACAGATGCTTTACCATATGTATGTAGTTACTGCAATAAAGCCTTTCGCTTTAAGAGCATTCTAAATCAACACATCCGTCAACACACTGGTATTAAACCGTATTCGTGCCACTATTGTGAAAGAAATTTCACAAATTGGCCAAATTATAACAAACATATGAAACGGAGGCATGGTGTGGATATGGCAAAGAAGAAGCGGACACCTAAAGGTGTTTACCCATTAGATCCAGTAACGGGTGAATTGGTTTTGTATgaagaaacaaataaaactcaCGAATGGAAGAGTAAACTGTTGGAAGGATCACGGAAACCTGGGCGTCCTAAAGTTCATAACCACGATAAAGCTAATGTAATTTCAGACCAAAATGTACAGATAAATGATATTAAAACTTAA
- the LOC123879010 gene encoding gastrula zinc finger protein XlCGF26.1-like, translating into MEKSKNVHCRFCAEPKSSDKMLDISNDEFKHEEISKKLNFLNAIYVNVNKDNILPKTICFVCYEALNKAYDFLDKVKRAQTILYNIYPLEDEDCVSDDDRPAGFDEPSNTDAASDIIKLEVQLDKNEINKDLLVKNEPKDEIDSQESQMYDQTLNVQDILDAALCNSYPEVTLYAKEVNSKKKSISLWKEYPWICSHCDIEFLDIVTLRLHSKLTHGKCSAFVCIDCNNLGNDDFEPFIKHVKIHRKKLRKRCHYCDENINEASLPFHIEQHFQKSQVSCTKCGEILKNNESLQKHLGEYSSTKPKRKPRRKRGTPLTIEDLTCALCKKVYKNPNSLRDHMKIHTNDRKKNYTCDRCGKMFYNKGTLTSHIMAHDKVRPHICRICNKSFLFPNMLRRHVEMHSGIKPFSCEQCGRCFRLRYQLNAHKIIHTDSMPHVCQYCSKAFRFKQILKNHERQHTGAKPYSCQACGMEFTNWSNYNKHMKRRHGLDTSKKKITPEGVFPINPQTGELVQYSDAGTEEWKTKIMIPGKRGKKKVIKKEDTV; encoded by the exons atggaaaaatccaaaaatgtGCACTGTAGGTTCTGCGCTGAACCCAAAAGCTCTGATAAAATGCTCGACATTTCAAACGATGAGTTTAAACACGAAGAAATTTCCAAAAAACTGAATTTTCTGAACGCTATCtatgttaatgtaaataagGACAATATTCTTCCAAAAACGATATGTTTCGTTTGCTACGAGGCTTTGAATAAGGCTTACGATTTTCTCGATAAAGTGAAACGGGCTCAGACTATTCTGTACAACATTTATCCTTTGGAAGATGAGGATTGTGTTTCTGATGATGACAGACCAGCAGGTTTCGATGAACCGTCTAACACGGACGCAGCATCagatataataaaactagagGTACAGTTAGACAAAAATGAGATAAATAAGGATTTACTAGTAAAAAACGAGCCGAAAGATGAAATTGACAGCCAAGAGAGCCAAATGTATGATCAAACTTTGAATGTACAAGATATATTAGATGCTGCTCTGTGCAACTCTTATCCTGAAGTAACATTATATGCTAAGGAAGTTAATAGTAAGAAAAAGTCTATATCTCTATGGAAGGAGTATCCGTGGATATGCTCCCACTGTGATATTGAATTCCTGGATATAGTGACATTGAGATTACATTCAAAGTTGACCCATGGAAAATGCAGTGCCTTTGTCTGTATTGATTGCAATAATCTTGGAAACGATGACTTTGAGCCGTTCATCAAACATGTCAAGATTCATAGGAAAAAGCTCAG AAAGCGATGCCACTATTGCGACGAAAACATAAACGAAGCATCTCTACCCTTCCACATTGAACAGCATTTTCAAAAAAGTCAAGTCTCCTGCACAAAATGCGGGGAGATCCTCAAAAACAATGAATCCTTACAGAAACACTTGGGAGAGTACAGTTCCACCAAACCCAAGAGAAAACCACGGAGAAAACGTGGCACACCATTGACTATAGAGGATTTGACTTGTGCTCTGTGCAAAAAGGTGTATAAGAACCCTAACAGTTTGCGAGATCACATGAAGATACATACAAATGATAGGAAGAAGAATTACACGTGTGATAG atgcggAAAAATGTTCTACAACAAAGGCACCCTAACCTCCCACATCATGGCCCACGACAAAGTGAGGCCCCACATATGCAGGATATGCAACAAATCCTTCCTGTTCCCCAACATGCTGAGGCGCCACGTGGAGATGCATTCCGGAATAAAGCCCTTCTCATGCGAGCAGTGTGGACGCTGCTTTAGACTGCGCTACCAGCTGAACGCGCATAAGATTATTCACACTGATTCCATGCCGCACGTCTGCCAGTATTGTAGCAAGGCCTTTAGGTTCAAGCAGATTCTGAAGAATCATGAGAGACAACACACAG GAGCCAAGCCATACTCCTGTCAAGCTTGTGGAATGGAGTTCACGAATTGGTCCAACTACAACAAACACATGAAACGGAGGCACGGATTGGACACTTCCAAGAAAAAGATCACGCCCGAAGGCGTGTTCCCTATTAACCCACAAACTGGGGAGCTGGTACAATACAGTGACGCTGGGACTGAGGAGTGGAAAACCAAGATCATGATACCGGGCAAACGGGGGAAGAAGAAAGTTATTAAAAAGGAAGATACTGTATAG
- the LOC123879015 gene encoding uncharacterized protein LOC123879015 encodes MRTKSILTLLGVVAIMQAPCIAKTDQSQANVAENPPMDDSVAGVRQRDTPEVVLQLKYSEGELNKIYLTQFRKEAKGWEPPVLARRSLCADLCYSGLGGDSCGSNCGAMMPVGLKTALNSSNSTDVVYGEPRVQVCPVLCKNGLGQPLCSCGENEPEPTDWSAVCGTFCTSDNYVLRGCPACSQPANEATQPAIHSVLPSSRSLNTVEGWRSWCNVQCRQGQGGAACNCDTAPF; translated from the exons ATGAGGACAAAATCTATTCTTACCCTTTTGGGCGTGGTGGCTATTATGCAAGCACCCTGTATCGCGAAAACCGACCAATCACAGGCCAATGTCGCGGAAAACCCACCAATGGACGACTCGGTTGCTGGAGTGAGACAGAGAGACACCCCGGAGGTTGTATTACAGTTGAAATATAGTGAAGGGGAGCTGAATAAGATATATTTGACTCAGTTCAGGAAAGAAGCTAAGGGTTGGGAGCCTCCAGTACTTGCCCGGAGGTCTCTGTGCGCGGACCTGTGTTACtcag GTCTCGGAGGCGATTCCTGCGGGTCCAACTGTGGGGCCATGATGCCGGTGGGCCTCAAAACGGCCCTAAACAGCTCCAACTCAACGGATGTGGTATATGGCGAGCCTAGGGTACAGGTCTGCCCTGTGCTGTGTAAGAATGGATTGG GTCAACCTTTGTGCAGCTGTGGGGAAAACGAGCCTGAACCCACGGATTGGAGTGCCGTATGCGGAACCTTCTGCACCTCGGACAACTACGTGCTACGCG GATGCCCAGCCTGCAGCCAACCTGCCAACGAAGCGACCCAACCAGCAATCCACTCAGTTCTACCCAGCAGCAGGTCTTTAAATACCGTGGAAGGTTGGAGGTCCTGGTGCAACGTGCAATGCCGCCAGGGACAAGGTGGCGCCGCGTGCAACTGTGATACTGCCCCATTTTAG